The following is a genomic window from Marinococcus sp. PL1-022.
AAAAGAAAATATTTAGACATCTATGAAGAAATAGCGCGCGGTATCCGCAATGAGCAGTTTCAGCCTCATGCTCTGCTTCCTTCGGAGCATGAGCTCACTTCTATGTACGAAACGTCACGGGAAACCATCCGCAAAGCGCTGAATCTTCTCTCCGAACACGGATACATTCAAAAAATTCAGGGTAAAGGCTCCGTCGTGCTTGAAACCGGCCGGTTTGATTTTCCCGTTTCCGGGCTCGTCAGCTTCAAAGAGCTCGCGGAGCAGACCGGCAGCAACAGTAAAACCCATGTGCATTCCTTAATCCTCTCTCCTGTGCCCCCAGCCCTTCAGCATGCGCTCGAGGTCCAGGAAACGGAACAGGTCTGGGAAGTAAAACGGCAGCGGAAAATGGACGGCGAAAACATTGTGCTCGACATCGACTACCTGCTTGAGCGCTGGGTGCCCGGTCTCACCGAAGACATTTGTGCTGATTCCATTTATGACTACGTGGAGAATAAACTGAAGCTTGTAATCAGCTTTGCGCGCAAAGAAATTACTATTGAAAAGCCGACGGAAGAAGATAAGCAGCTTCTTGACCTTTACCCGGATTCGAGTATTGCAGTTGTCCGAAACTATGTGTATCTCGATAATGCAGAATTATTTCAATACACTGAGTCCAGACACCGTTCGGATAAGTTTCGTTTCATCGACTTTGCCCGCCGTCACCGTTAAAATGGTATCAGAAGCAAGGTAAAGACAAATCGAAGGAGTGATTTCTCCTGTTTACTATACGGGACTATCCGGAGTTTTCCTGGTCACTGTCGAGACATAAAACGCTGCTTCAATGCGAGCGGCAGTATGCCCACCAGTACTACTCCTCACACAACGGCTGGCTGCGGAACGCAGACCCTTTTCCGCGCCACGTCTACCGGTTGAAAAATTTGACCAATCTTGAAATGCTGTTTGGGTCTATTGTGCACGATCTAGTAGAGGAAACGCTGAAAAAATATTTAAATGATAGCGATCTCCCGACAAAGGATACGCTGAAAGAAACGATCCGAACCCGTCTGAATGCAGGCTTTATCGATTCTACGCAAAACGTGGAACAGTGGCGCAAAAAACCGAAACATACGACCATGCTCCATGAAATTTACTACGGCGAAGAGAACAAGCTGCCCGCAGAGAAAATTAAAAAGATCCAGGACCGGCTTGAGGCCGTAGTGGAACATATTCTGACCTGTGATACCGT
Proteins encoded in this region:
- the treR gene encoding trehalose operon repressor, yielding MSTKRKYLDIYEEIARGIRNEQFQPHALLPSEHELTSMYETSRETIRKALNLLSEHGYIQKIQGKGSVVLETGRFDFPVSGLVSFKELAEQTGSNSKTHVHSLILSPVPPALQHALEVQETEQVWEVKRQRKMDGENIVLDIDYLLERWVPGLTEDICADSIYDYVENKLKLVISFARKEITIEKPTEEDKQLLDLYPDSSIAVVRNYVYLDNAELFQYTESRHRSDKFRFIDFARRHR